The genomic stretch GTTCTGACGGGCAAGAGCGTCGGCTCGACCAACCTCATCGCCCTGGACGGGCGCGGCGAGCAGCTGCTCACCCTGCAGGTTCGCGTGCGCGCGCAGAACGACTCCGTCGTGCAGGTCTATCGCGGCGTCGATCGCGAGACCTATTCCTGCTCGCCAACCTGCGAGCGCACCATCGCGGTGGGCGACGCCAAGGCCTTCTTCGAGACGGCCCTCGGCAATTCCCGCTCGCGCGACGGCGCCGCATCGGCCGGTACAGCTACGCCCCGGTAGTCGCGTTTATCGGGCAAATCGCCGCAGCTCCCGCAAGGGTTCGTCAACGGGTTTACGCATAGAAAGGCTTCTGCGGGGCCGCGCATCTGCGCCCGGCGCGAACGGAGTTGGCCATGTCCGGCTGTGTCGAGGGTTCGGGGACGGGTGAAGCTGAGCAGCGGCAGGTGGTGACACCCCGGCCGCGTGTCCGCCGCCTGACGATCCTGCCACGCTTCCGCAAGAACGAGGATGGCGTCGCCGCGGTCGAATTCGCGCTGGTGGCGGGCCCGTTCCTCTTCCTGCTCTTCGCCATCATCGAATTCGCCATGGTGTTCTTCGCCAGCCAGGTGCTGGAGACGGCCACCGCCAGTGCCTCGCGCCTTATCATGACCGGTCAGGCCCAAACGCGGAACTTCGACCAGGCAGCTTTCAAGAACGAGATCTGCACCAAGGCGAGCGCGCTGATGAACTGCGCCGGCATTGCCGTCGACGTGCGCACCTACACCAGCTTCGGTTCGGCTTCCGCCTCCAAGCCGGTCTCGTCCGGCGCGGTGAACTATTCCGGCATGACCTACAGCCAGGGCGCGGGCGGCGACATCGTCGTGGTGCGCGCTGTCTACGAATGGCCGGTGCTGATGCCGACTTTCGGCCTCACCATCGGCGACCTGTCCAACGGCAAGCGCCTCCTCATGGCGACGGCCGCCTTCCGCAACGAGCCGTTCTGAGGGGGGATCGCATGGGTTTCGCACGACGCCTGATCGACCTGGCGATTCGCCCGGTACGCGCTGCCCGGGTCCTCGCCCACGACAAGCGCGGCGTCTCCGCCGTCGAGTTCGCCCTTGTCCTGCCGCTGATGGTGACGCTGTTCCTCGCC from Phreatobacter oligotrophus encodes the following:
- a CDS encoding pilus assembly protein N-terminal domain-containing protein is translated as MTTPHRFQGWIPAPRLAAAFAAMALIAAPVSAAAETQLAGAPADLAAAMAQGMTITMDQARVMRLPAHVATLVIGNPLIADATVQRGGIMVLTGKSVGSTNLIALDGRGEQLLTLQVRVRAQNDSVVQVYRGVDRETYSCSPTCERTIAVGDAKAFFETALGNSRSRDGAASAGTATPR
- a CDS encoding TadE/TadG family type IV pilus assembly protein: MSGCVEGSGTGEAEQRQVVTPRPRVRRLTILPRFRKNEDGVAAVEFALVAGPFLFLLFAIIEFAMVFFASQVLETATASASRLIMTGQAQTRNFDQAAFKNEICTKASALMNCAGIAVDVRTYTSFGSASASKPVSSGAVNYSGMTYSQGAGGDIVVVRAVYEWPVLMPTFGLTIGDLSNGKRLLMATAAFRNEPF